In the Arthrobacter sp. Soc17.1.1.1 genome, CACAAGGACCGCGTCGCGCCCGGAAGATCCGCGGACGGAGGCACTGCCCGGACGGGCGATCTCTGTCGTGGAACCCGGGTTTGCAGTAGGTTCGGGCCTATGGACGCTCAGCACCACATGGTTCCGGTTTCGGATGGCAGTCAGCTCGCCGTGACACGCTGGCCGGGGACGGGGCCTGCGGTTGTCCTCCTGCACGCCGGTGTCGCCGACCGGCGATCCTGGATCGCGGTCGCGGAAGCGCTCCACGGGGATGGTCTTGATCTGATCGCGTATGACAGACGAGGTTTCGGAGACACTCCGGCCGCTGCTGACACGTCATCGTTCACGCACGTCGACGACCTGCTCCAGGCCATCGACGCACTCGCCCTCGACAGGGTCCTGCTCGTCGGCAATTCGATGGGCGGTGCACTGGCACTCGATACGGCGCTGCTGCATCCTGATCTGGTCAGCGGGCTGGTGCTCATCGGTGCTGCGGTATCAGGGATGACCGACGAGGACACGCCGTTCGACTGGCAGCCGGACGAGGCCTCGGCGTCCCTCATGACACGAGCAGACGATCCGAACGCACCCGACGACGACAGGATTCGCGCGCTCGCACACCTATGGCTGGACGGCCCGGATGCACCGGAAGGACGGGTCGCAGGTGAAGCCCGCGACTTGTTCGAGGCGATGAACCGGAGGATTCTCGCGATCGCTGCCCCCGACTCGGCCGGCAGTGCCGGTGTTGATGCCTGGACCCGGCTCGGAGACGTGAGCGTGCCGGTGCTGTGCGCCTGGGGTGAGCTCGATGTGCCGTGCGATGTGCCGTTCTATGAGGAGACCGCGCGCCGTATAGGCCAGGGAACGGTCCGTGTCCTCCCGGGCGCGGCCCATCTGCCGGGCCTCGAACAACCCGCCCTCATCGCCGAGATGATCCGGAACGCCGCTCGCGGCTGAGGCATCGGGCACCCCAGGTCGAGGGTCCGCGTCACATCGAGGCGTACGCAGGTCGCGGGATCCGCGTTCCTAGGCGCTGATCGCCAGGCGGACGGCGTCGACGGCACTCAGGACGATCTGCTCACGGGCGCCGGCGTCGTCCTGCTCGGACTCGTACACGAAAGCCGTGGCGCCGCGCCGGCTGCCGCAGTAGTCCACGATGCCGTGCTCGATCTGCGTCCGCAGCGCATGCTCGTAGCCGTGCCGGTCGTACACGCCGGCGTCATCACCGGCGATGGGGACCAGATGCGTCGTCAGGCGCCCGAGGTTGCGATTCATGCCGCCCCCGGCGGCTATGTCGAACGCCCACCCGTGGACGAATACCCGGTCGATCCACCCCTTGAGCAAGGCCGGCATCGACCACCAGTACACCGGGAACACCAGCACGAGATGAGCCGCCCTGTCGAGCCTGAGATGCTCCGCTGCGACATCGGCGGCGAAATCACCCCCGACCCGGTACGTGTGCCGATCGGCGAGGGTGAACCTCGGATCGAAGCCCTCTGCTGCCAGATCGGCGAGCTCTGCCGTCCCGGGCTGCAGCGCTCGCTCGAGCCGACGGGCGATGTGATGCGTCAGCGAGTCCTGATCAGGGTGGGCCGCAACGATGAGTGTATTCACGCTCCAACATGACCACAACCGCTTCATCATCGCTATCGCCGCGCGTTCCGTCGGGGTGCTGTCACGTGACCTTCCTCAGCACCTGTCCCGGGGACGGACGTCAGGTGTGTCGTGCTGATGATCCTCTGAGGCGAGGCAGGAGATCCCCACTGCGGATCCTGCCCGCCTAGACTGGCCACACCACGAGCGAGGAGGCCGGCATGGACGCCAGCGAGAACTCAGGGTGCGGGGCATCGCCCATCCGCCTCATTGCCGTGAACCCCGCCGGCAATGACCCTGCCACCCGGATCCCGTCGGACGGACCCCACCTGGATGTACCCGGTGAGGCAGCTCTCGATGCCGGTCCTTTCACCGCCGATGCATCCGATGCATCCGATGCCTTCGATTTCGAGAAGAACCTCGCCGCGCTGCGGGCCGGTGACTCCGGGCAGACCTTCGCCGCAACAGCCGAACCGGCTCAGAGCTTCCACGCTCCCGGAGTGGCCGACGGCGACGGCGATTGAGACCGTCCTGGGAAAGCCTGGGATGTGCCTGATGCTCGGGCGATCCGGACGAAACGGCCCGGACTGCTGACGTTACCGCCGGACCCGGACGCGGAGCGGACCGACCCCGCGGAAGCCGGCCGAGCGAGCGGCCTCGAGGTCGTCTCCGTGCTCGTACCCCACGATCGGACGCCCTGGAAGGAGTCGGTGAATCACGACGGGAAGGTCCTTCCAGATGACGGACAGGTCATCGGCGAGGACTGCGAAGACGTTGGACACGCCGACCGCCGAGTCGCTCGCGTTGGCAAGAGCCCCACCGGCGATCCTGCCCTTGCACCGTGCCAGGATCACCCGGACGGAGGGCTCGGCCAGCAGACCAGCGGTCACCAGGCCCTCCCGCCCCGCCGCGGTCTCCCACTGGTACAGCTCCTCGGGCTCGGTGATGCTTGTCCAGTCGAGCTCCGTGTTGCCGCCCTGTGCGAGGTCGTGGAAGATCCACTCCGCCGTGAAGAGCACGGCGAAACCCATCCCGCCGAGCTCCAGGGTCGCCCAACTGTCCTTCGCCGCGCAGGCTGCCCGGTCCCGCAACGCCTCCCCCACAGCGGACGCCGAGACGGTGTGCCTCTCACTGATCAGATCCGGGTAGAACGCCGGAGGAGTACCTCGGGCGACCCACAGCCCGCCTTCACGCGACGTGGGGACCTCGTGAGCACGGCACACGAGGTCACACCACTCCACGTTGTTGCGAACAGCGACCACGGCCTCGTTCATGGACGGGAGCCTACCGGTGCAAGGATCCCACTGCGCAGGTGTGGGCGACGCCGGACGGGAGCCTACCGGCGCACGGATCCCACTGCGCAGGTGTGGGCGACGCCGGACGTGAGCGAGCGGCGGTCTCGGGTCAGAGCACGTCGAGGGCGTCGAGACGGATGTGCACCGGCTCCCCCGTCCGGCGGGCCGACAGGGCGGCGCGGCGCGCTCGCAGCTGGGCGGTGACGCCGGCGGCTGCCCGGTAGGGGAAGAACAGCAGCACGCGGTGGCTCCCCTGGCCCGCGAGCGTATCCGGCGCACCCGTCGGCGCTGCACCCTTCACCGCGGCGGCAGCGCCCCGCGCGGCGAGCATCGCCTCCCGCCGCACGTCGGGCGGCACCGGGGCCGGGCCGACGACGCGCACCGGGCCTTCCGCCTGCACGCCCTCGAGGAAGTGGGTGAGGGCCTCGCGGGTCCCGGTGAGCACCGCGTAGCGCACGGCGGGCGGCAGGCCGAGTTCCTGCCGCTCGGCGAGCTCCCGTGAGGCGGCGCCGGACGGGTCCCACCGCACGAGGTGGCCCACCGCGACGTCGTCGTCGCCGGTGATCACCACCGTGCCGCCCGCCGCCGAGGGACGCGCGAGGATCGCCGCCGCGAACCAGCGGCGGAGGGCGTCCTCGCCCGCGCGCAGCGACTCCCTGCTCAGCAGCGCATTTCCGTCGAGGAGGATGACCGCAGCGTATCCTCCGGGGGCCACCGGTTCCGCGCCCGGCGTGGCGACGACCACCGCGGGAGCATCCCGCACGGCGTCGACGATGTGCTCCCCCGCCGAGGAGATGACGGGCACGCCGGGAAAGGCGCGTCCCAGTTCCTCGGCCGTACGGGTGGCGCCGGCGACCGTGGCGCGGATGCGGGTGCCCCCGCACTCGGCGCAGGACCAGGAGGTCTCGGGGCG is a window encoding:
- a CDS encoding alpha/beta fold hydrolase; translated protein: MDAQHHMVPVSDGSQLAVTRWPGTGPAVVLLHAGVADRRSWIAVAEALHGDGLDLIAYDRRGFGDTPAAADTSSFTHVDDLLQAIDALALDRVLLVGNSMGGALALDTALLHPDLVSGLVLIGAAVSGMTDEDTPFDWQPDEASASLMTRADDPNAPDDDRIRALAHLWLDGPDAPEGRVAGEARDLFEAMNRRILAIAAPDSAGSAGVDAWTRLGDVSVPVLCAWGELDVPCDVPFYEETARRIGQGTVRVLPGAAHLPGLEQPALIAEMIRNAARG
- a CDS encoding NAD(P)H-dependent oxidoreductase, with amino-acid sequence MNTLIVAAHPDQDSLTHHIARRLERALQPGTAELADLAAEGFDPRFTLADRHTYRVGGDFAADVAAEHLRLDRAAHLVLVFPVYWWSMPALLKGWIDRVFVHGWAFDIAAGGGMNRNLGRLTTHLVPIAGDDAGVYDRHGYEHALRTQIEHGIVDYCGSRRGATAFVYESEQDDAGAREQIVLSAVDAVRLAISA